In one window of Tellurirhabdus rosea DNA:
- a CDS encoding aminotransferase class V-fold PLP-dependent enzyme, whose translation MKQTYFTAGPAELYPTVYQHLQTAMDEQIGSISHRSQKFRDIYQYTVEQLRELMQIPQTHGIFFTGSASEVWERLALNCVEHESFHLVNGSFSKKCYDYAGSLNKFAHKQEKPFGEGFDYAEIQVPEYAELVALTHNETSAGVQMRTVDMHKLKRSHAKKLFAVDMVSSAPFPDLDFELIDSAYFSVQKAFGLPAGLGVWIANERCLEKAESLKAAEQIIGAHHDLPTLWKAFKTYETPATPNVLFIYLLGKIANDLNEIGIEVIRRDTEEKAKLLYRFLETHPGFEPFVKEERHRSRTVVVANTVKPSAEIIAEVKKAGMVIGSGYGKFKDSQIRIANFPATSEEQIRNLITVLERMD comes from the coding sequence TACTTCACCGCCGGGCCTGCCGAATTGTACCCTACCGTTTACCAGCATCTGCAAACCGCTATGGACGAGCAGATTGGGTCAATTTCGCACCGGAGCCAGAAATTTCGGGATATTTATCAATACACCGTTGAGCAGTTGCGGGAACTGATGCAGATTCCGCAGACGCACGGCATTTTCTTTACGGGCTCGGCCTCGGAGGTCTGGGAGCGGCTGGCGCTGAACTGCGTGGAGCACGAAAGCTTTCACCTCGTCAACGGCTCGTTTTCGAAGAAGTGTTACGACTACGCAGGCAGCCTCAACAAATTCGCCCACAAGCAGGAAAAGCCGTTCGGGGAAGGGTTCGATTACGCGGAAATCCAGGTGCCCGAATATGCCGAACTTGTGGCCCTGACCCATAACGAAACCAGCGCCGGGGTGCAAATGCGGACCGTGGACATGCACAAGCTCAAGCGCAGCCATGCCAAAAAGCTGTTTGCCGTGGATATGGTCTCGTCGGCCCCGTTTCCCGATCTGGATTTTGAACTGATCGACTCCGCCTACTTTTCGGTCCAGAAAGCCTTCGGGCTGCCCGCCGGACTGGGCGTGTGGATTGCCAATGAACGCTGTCTGGAAAAAGCCGAAAGCCTGAAGGCCGCCGAGCAGATCATCGGCGCGCACCACGACCTGCCGACGCTCTGGAAAGCCTTCAAAACCTACGAAACGCCCGCTACACCAAACGTGCTGTTCATCTACCTGCTGGGCAAAATCGCCAACGACCTCAACGAAATCGGCATCGAGGTCATCCGGCGCGACACGGAGGAAAAGGCGAAGCTGCTGTACAGGTTTCTGGAAACGCATCCGGGCTTTGAGCCTTTTGTGAAGGAAGAACGGCATCGTTCGCGGACCGTGGTGGTCGCCAACACGGTGAAGCCTTCCGCCGAAATCATCGCCGAGGTAAAGAAAGCCGGAATGGTGATCGGAAGCGGCTACGGAAAATTCAAAGATTCCCAAATCCGGATTGCCAACTTCCCCGCAACTTCGGAAGAGCAGATCCGCAACCTCATAACCGTGCTGGAACGGATGGATTAA